ATTATCTTGGTACCGAAcacaattaatcaattatttacTATGTGAATTCAGAACTTGacttattttttggtttatttgtgGAAAGTTGCACAACAGAAGATAACTCTTTATTTTGTCTGAATTGCTTCGTCTTTTTCAAAAGACCACGTTTAATGTTAACATATTTTTAGTCAGCACAAAGAATTGAATAATAACTAAATCGTTTATTTTTCCATTCCTTTACTCATTTTCATAGAAAAAAGGTCTTAATCTCCACAGTTTTTACTCATTTTCAATCTTATCCCGTTAtggtttttcaatttaaataagtTCTTACACTTCCAATTTACAGCATGTTTTCGTTATAGCAACTGCAACTATTAATTTAGTCtccaatgaaaaaataataatattaaaatgaagagcaataaataaaagaaacgtATACATAGAAGAAAGGAACACATCCTAGAATAAAAGATCTAGAGCGTCTACTATATGTTCTactactatttaaaaaatgaactatCTGAAGGAGTGCCTACTAGACAGAGAAGCAAACATTGGGTTAGCTAACGAACagtaatatgataaaaaaaaaaaattgacagctGAAAACCAGAGACTatttcaaaattacatttaagagAAAGAACtaattaatagaaaaactaTTGATCTtcagtccaaaaaaaaaaatattgtactatgtttaaaataaaataaaaattatacgtacgaaaattttaatttgttctttAAAAATGTTCTAAATGTATTTTTGTGGGGTGTCAAATTCTGGTTAGTTTAGTCCAAGATATTTTGTCGCCTTGTGCAAATATATGGAGATTTTTTTCGAATTCATGAGAGATTAATTGTCTGTTACAAGAGGAAGTTCCAGCTAATTAAGGTTTGTCTTCATCTGCTACTTTTGGTACGATGTTTACATGACAGAGATAAAGGATGTCTTGTTGATTCATGTGGCACTCTGTGTCAAAATTATCGAAATCGTTGTGGGAAAAATACTAGCTCCAAGTTCGAGAAACAAATGCATACGAGGTTCCAAAcatttgtttttgattttttgtttactttctaAAATTGagtttatacaatttttatataaaaagaatattttgcataataaaaatatttgaaaaaaggggatagtaataataagaaaaggaaacctcaaaaaaaaaaataaggatataaaaataaaataataattacctaAGTGCACACACAATTAACCTATTTTTTCTTCTGGCCAGAGAAAATGAAGATTACAATAAATCAATGGACAAATTAGTTaaagaattattattaatacaacTTATCTAAAAATAGATGGTCCAGCTTAGTACCACAAAAATggagaaataaaataactgaATATCGTATAGCTCAAAATAATGATTTAACCAAATGCAATTCATatgaaaaaagttaattaattctttaaaaaaacaacaagtaaacacattaaaaaaaatagaaaacaatataaaaaatgaagatattAAAATGCAGTGATTTGAATCTTGCATCTGTCAACTTTATCATGCACTTTTCATTTTACGTATGggaacaaaaataacttttattccAGAACGGTGATTTtggaaagtaatttttatttttcaaaatgatcattttaaaataaaaataaatattttaaaattattccaaaaattaaaaattattttttgaaataactattttgaaataaggtgataaaaaattattttaaaataactattctAGAATAGAATTTCTTCTATTATGAAATAGTTGTTTTGTAAGTGTATTTATATTctagaatagaaaaaaatttattccaaAATAGTCTttcggaaataattttttctattttagaaTGGTTGTTctcaaatatatatgtattttagaataatatttttttttgaaatagtcAACATGAGAAGCTTtagatttgtgatttttttttattggtgtgGCGCAATGGTGATGTCTGAGGTGTTATTAGACGATGTTGGAGGAGAGGATGAAGGGTGGAGGGTGGATGCACGTTACTAAAGGAAGAAGACAAAAGAAAGAAGGGGCATTTAACTTCTTTTGGGAGGTGTGCATTTTGGTCTTTGTAATTGATGGACTGGGCCTTATTGGGCTTCTTATGGGCAGTTATTAAACATACCTccctttaattattaatatacctcccttttctatttttatttgttgtagAAAAAGttatctaataatttatttttggattgtgaaaaaaggaaaaattatttttaatatttgattttcattttttatttctgagcAAGAAGGGCTAAAGCCTAGGGAAGACAGGGAAACTAAAACAAATTTACTAAAGTTGAAGCATCATACTCAATTGATTGAGTAGAATATGTAAGTGTTATAAATCATttgatattatgtttaattcctacaaataaaaaaaattaaaaaaaaggaaaaattgatcATGAATCAATATTTGGTGTTCATTCTCGTGCATGAGTGTCCGAGTGTATGGCATACATGAACTAAATTTATATACACTACAATACTCTATAttgtatttttctctctcatatGGTAATTGAAGATGATGAGTAGATTTTGAATAaagttaagaataattttttaaaaaaatattactcatttatttttatttataagactcaagtttaaaataatattttttttataagtttcaaTCTATAATATTTCTTGTActgattatttttaaactaaaaatatttctaattaagagaaaaaagaatatgtattaacaaacaattaaaaaagaaaagaatattaattttgtttgaaagaCAAATAGAAGAGTATTAATGAcaaagataattataaaaaaattataaatctatgacaaatttattattatcaactaaattaatcacCTTtgttaatgttaatgattttagtaattgagtcttataaataaaaatataaaaaatataaatataaacaaatttaatattaagaattaaattaactaattttgttaataaacataaattaatcaattatgctttatttatttttgcttccATCAATTGTGTTTTAAAATTAGGGATAGAGGGAGTCCTACTTTATCTCACGCAAATTGAGGCATTAAAAAGAAGATATACATTAGTCAATTgtataaagtaattttatattgtgAATTTCAATCATATActataattttgttgattttaatgaaaattatattaaaagttatgTGAATGGTGGTGAGTAATTTGTGATTAAGTGTAAAAATCTGGCAACtcagaattaaaataagagtttaCTCATAAAAATATGGTCTTGTTTGGGGTCACATAAGAGTTTACTCATAATTTGTGATTAAGCTTCCATTGCAGATTTCGTTTCATTTGTGAAAAGACGAACCTGAAAGAGAGAGAATCagagcaagaagaagaagatgatctaTCGGAAGTGGAGTCTCCTTACCGGCCCGGTCACCATCCTCGGCGGCGTAGTCGTCGCCATCGCCGCCGCCAACGTTATCTTCGTCAAGAATGTAAGCTTCTTTCTTCCACTCTCCAAATCCCATCACTCCCTTTCTGCACTTAATCCAACCCCTTCATGGTTTTTTCCAAAGTTGcgattttgattgatttttccgGATTTGGGTGCTGATTTATGATCTGGGTCTTCagtaatttattgaaattattgctactttttttttttagatttgcttcTGTAATCTCGCTAGTCTCTGATGTGTTTATCTCTCATTAGCTAATTGTGTtcatttgattcatttttatttttgaatgaaaatgaaatttttgacAAAGTTTAGTTAATTGCCTCCACCGATTGGATTATGGATGTTAATTTGTTTGCTCCTGATCCTGAAGATGTGGGATTCATCCTTATAAAAATGGAATTAAAGGCCTATTATTGAGCTTGATAATTGGGTTTGTGTGGAGTCCCCTCtgttattttgattgattaagaGCTTGTACTGGGCTGAAGTATTAATCAACTTAGCTTTATGGTTTTTGAAATGGATTATTAGATGCCATAACGTAGGAAGACAAGAGAACCGTGTTTGGTTTCATTCTTGAATTTTTGTTGTTCGAACTTCACGGGGTCCTTCCTCTTCCTTAGGTGTAACATGTGTGTTCCCTGGTGAGTGTGTTTTGTTGGTGTATGTAATGTGAGCCAATTGCTGGCTAAATTgtgtagggattttttttatcaattatatcgAATTAATTAAAGAAGACAAGTTTTCCACTCAAAGATATCATTATTTCACTTTGTGATTGGCCAAACAAGGCACTATCCAATTTATAGTAACAGCCAACTTGTAACCTACTAGGTGAGGTTGCTTAGATGAATCAACCAAGTCCAAAGACTATTGAACTCTATCAAAAACCAAATTCTAAGCAAAAATCATTTGTAAGAATTGCTTTCTCAATGGTTTGTCCTAATATTTAGAGGTTGAGTTATATCACTCAGATCtgtttttgttgcatttttctGGTTGTTGTtttaaagaatgaaaatattattaagtgATGTAATTTACTTGTACTTTACAGGATCCATTCCTCCAACCAGAGGAGAGGAACTATGAAAATCAGCCTGCTACCAAGTAGGAGAAAAGAGACAACAGAAGTTTGCGTTTTGATGTCATTTAAACCCTGATTTATGAGCTCTGTATACTGTTTTGCAAGATACGCTCTCGCTAGTTAATAAGATTGAGTTTCTGAATGAAGTCTGGACTCTGGAGCATGGGCCCTCAGTTTAGAACTAACCTTCCAATGTTCTAGAAAACTGGTTCATACTTCAGAGATCCTTACTTGTCTCTTTTGTACAATGTCAACTGCAAATGCTTAATGTGGTTTCTAATCTTCCATTTCTTTCGTTTATCCCTATATATTTACTGTTAACGCTTGCCTTTTTGGATTATTATGGCAAAATTCACACCTAGCTGTGCTTAATGCTTGGATTGATTCATAAAGATGGCTTATAAAATTTAAGTGTAAGACTGATGCTTGTATCTTGCATATGTGATTAACTTGGCTTCAAGCTTAAGatgtccaaaatgtcttataaaACAGAAATCCCACACAATTTTGGATATTGGGCATTTAGGGTGGTTGTCATGAAGCATCGATACAGACATTTGCTTCACAAAATTTGTACCCATTTTCATTACGTATTTGATACTGATCCTCTTCGATACTTTATCAGTGTGTATTTGTAAAGTATcagtctttaaaataaaaaagctatGAAAATCTAATATAATTACATATCAAACATGATCATTATAATGTAGAAATATAGAAGCATTGCTCTTTAATGAATACAAAAATTGAAACTATCCACTCTGAAAGATATTAAGAAAGGAGTGAGATTGATATTTTTCCTAATTGTAGATAGAAAGTCatttatgatgacaatgatttataatttttgcatTGTTTGTAGAAATGTCTAAAAAGTATGTTCTTAACttggatttgcaaaataataattatatattttatgtttttatgaatttttatagACATTTAGATATATAGCTTACATGCATTGTATCATATATATCTTCAGAATAATTGTATTGTTGTATTGAATACGTATCATATCTGATAAACATCTATAGGGACATCATAGGGTGGCAGTAGTGGCAGTAAACTATTACTGTTATTTCAAAATTGGATGGACATCATAGGGTCGCAGTACTACTGATCCTGCTCTagtcttttttaaaaactggATGTCATTCAACAAAGTAGCACAAAATTACAGGATGAAATTTCAGTTTGCTATATGGCAACAAAAATGTCATTTCATACATGTTTTATTTACACATATGAAACGAATCAATGGTTGCAAGAAACTTTGCCGTAATACATGAAAAGAGAAATTTGCATTGGTCTTTGCAGCTTACCAAGCACACCAGCTTCAGCATTATTCAATCCTGTGACTTTATCTCTTCAtctaagtataaaaataaataggtaTACATGCCTCACAAAAATTATGGTGAAAAGGACATAAGATGAGTTTATACTTGAGTGCTACGTTTACATTTGTGTCTGGCAAGCTTTTATTAAGCTATACAGTTCCATGTACAGATCGGAGCTCAACCTAATGGCTTTGTTGTATAAATCTGTCCTTTGCAAACTAATAAAGGTATTGGAAGAAACTACCATGCATCAAAGAATCCTGAATTTCAAATGATCATATTTGTAAGCATCTTCAAACCCTGATGATCCAGTGACAGATTATTGTTTATTAAGCATTGAGTAGCATTTGCATGATTATGTCATTCCATGAGTCGATTGGTCCTGGCAAACACCAATGTAGACAATCATTCTGAACTTTAGCATTCTTATCTTTTGCAAATGGCTGGAACTTCCTGTAAGGTCCAGGATGTCCATCTGGTCTCAGCAGTGAAAGAAGAGTTGTGTCCAAAAGTTTCAAGTTCACCCTTTTGGATCCTAGAGAAGCAGCCTTCTCAAACTCTTCAAGTTCAATACTTCTCATGATGGAATCTACGTCTATCATATGTATCTGACCCTCTTTGAAGGGCACAGTTCTATTGCAATACCCTCCACTAAACCACTCCCCATTCTCAAAGTGGTCTGGTGTGGTGGTTCTGAAGAGAACAGTGGCTTTGTGGTTAGACTTTGTGAAGAACTTGAAAACTTCTTGTAGTACTTTGCGGTACGCGTAGTCGAATCCCAGCTCTGTTAAGTTCTTTCCAGGGCAGTAGTGGCAGCCTATGACTGTTTTGTTTTCATGGTAGATTGCAGTCTTGAGAAACCATTTTCCACCACCAATGACAACATAATCAAAATTCTTATACTGTTTGGTCCACTCGTCGAGTGTGTCGAGATAAAGCTGTATCTCTGAAGAGGTAACTCCATTGAAGTCCTCAAATATAGCTGCTTTGACAAGGAAAGGGGTCCAGATTACTGAGAGTGTGAAGTTGTGAGAACGAAATTTCCATATCTTTGATCTATATTCCTTGTCATGGTAGATCTCAACAGCTGGTTCCACCTGCAGATAGAATAATTGGAATTTGATCCAATAACCCAGTTTGTAGGACCAAATAGGCAGACACTACTCGATGCCACAAATAGTTATGCCAGGTATGTTTGTAGGGACAAATCTAATGGCACTAAAGAGTACAACACATACCAATTCGTGAAAGAAGCATTTGAACAATAAAATCAGTTAGACCAAGTATTGAGACCAATGAATCCCTTGTTCCTaaacatttaaaagaaaaaaaatgttcttgGCTCAAAACTAAGAGAATGGTTTATTATGAGTTATGGCAACAACAAATTGAGGAAGATCCAATGGCAATAGGTAATTTAGTGATGGACACAACTTATTTTACACACTAAAGTAAGTGTTATAATCTTGGAAAGTAATATCTCAACATTTTCACACTAGTTATTCAAAGCTAATCTTGAAGGTTTGATCTACGGTGTACGTAGACAAGTCTTTCCATATCCAAGATAGGTAAAGATGCTTGAAAAAGACACTGTAATAGTATATACTGTTTGAGTCTTGAAGGCTATAGACCAATCGTATAATATAAGCAACAGCTGTCATCCACAAATGGAATCAACAGCTTtattcaatgaaaaatattattatgcatAAAATAACATGCAGTGCAAGCTATTGAACCTTAGTGCCTGTAAATCATAAAGTGAAAACAACTAATAGATGATTGATTTTGACCATGACGATTCATGATCGATAGACCAGACACTCTATAAACAATGAAGGTG
The Glycine max cultivar Williams 82 chromosome 16, Glycine_max_v4.0, whole genome shotgun sequence genome window above contains:
- the LOC100794524 gene encoding protein trichome birefringence-like 25, which translates into the protein MVKRVRSDSGPLSLQKHNHWCVKLGVSIFLVGLAFRLLLWDSFSFSSVVVETPPPLEDAKAVSPVFSSSVLQDSDEFPENDQKIQTQISKNEKCDLFVGDWVQDLSGPVYTNESCRVIEPHQNCMKNGRPDSEYLYWRWTPRDCKLPKFNPRKFLKLMRNKSLSFIGDSISRNQVQSLLCVLSKVEPAVEIYHDKEYRSKIWKFRSHNFTLSVIWTPFLVKAAIFEDFNGVTSSEIQLYLDTLDEWTKQYKNFDYVVIGGGKWFLKTAIYHENKTVIGCHYCPGKNLTELGFDYAYRKVLQEVFKFFTKSNHKATVLFRTTTPDHFENGEWFSGGYCNRTVPFKEGQIHMIDVDSIMRSIELEEFEKAASLGSKRVNLKLLDTTLLSLLRPDGHPGPYRKFQPFAKDKNAKVQNDCLHWCLPGPIDSWNDIIMQMLLNA